From one Agathobaculum sp. NTUH-O15-33 genomic stretch:
- a CDS encoding ABC transporter permease — MDNRPVQLEKHPLADFYNGNKKVINTLLMVILVFVGGELVLTFLKGAAPGTFLSTQQVFLTMRLATFVALFGLCQMLVICVGGGGLDLSVGYIATLSGILGASIMDGGNGGLVPAILVAIAVGAVFGLGNGVLTAYAGLPPLVVTMAMANIVQGIVNAYVAATPIKGQSAPLLQALAAKFTGVFPNILLVVLVALVISGVLIGKTKIGVKILGVGANETTAYLSGVNVRRVRCIAFVVSGILAALIGLLLVGYLGQAAKDMGSNYVMPSVVAVVVGGCSINGGEANYLSVVLGAIVLQSLTNLFVALGWGDAGKWLGYGIILLVMLAAYVRGKRRR; from the coding sequence ATGGACAACCGTCCCGTACAGCTGGAAAAGCATCCGCTGGCAGATTTCTACAACGGCAACAAAAAGGTCATCAACACGCTTTTGATGGTCATTCTGGTTTTTGTCGGCGGCGAGCTCGTGCTTACGTTCTTGAAGGGCGCGGCGCCGGGCACGTTTCTCTCCACGCAGCAGGTCTTTCTCACCATGCGGCTGGCTACCTTTGTCGCGTTGTTCGGCCTGTGCCAGATGCTGGTCATCTGCGTGGGCGGCGGCGGGCTCGATCTGTCGGTCGGCTACATAGCGACGCTTTCGGGCATTCTCGGCGCGAGCATCATGGACGGCGGCAACGGCGGGCTTGTGCCCGCGATTCTGGTCGCCATCGCGGTCGGCGCGGTGTTCGGCCTTGGCAACGGCGTATTGACGGCTTACGCCGGTCTGCCGCCGCTGGTCGTCACCATGGCGATGGCCAATATCGTGCAGGGCATTGTCAACGCTTACGTCGCGGCCACGCCGATCAAGGGGCAATCCGCGCCGCTGCTGCAAGCGCTGGCCGCTAAATTCACCGGCGTGTTTCCGAACATCCTGCTCGTCGTGCTGGTCGCGCTCGTGATATCGGGCGTGCTGATCGGCAAAACGAAGATTGGCGTCAAGATCCTCGGCGTGGGCGCGAATGAAACCACGGCGTATCTCAGCGGCGTCAATGTGCGCCGGGTGCGCTGCATTGCGTTTGTCGTGTCCGGCATACTGGCCGCGCTGATCGGCCTGCTGCTGGTCGGCTATCTCGGTCAGGCGGCCAAGGACATGGGTTCCAATTATGTGATGCCGTCCGTCGTGGCGGTCGTGGTCGGCGGCTGTTCGATCAACGGCGGCGAAGCAAATTACTTAAGCGTTGTGCTCGGCGCGATCGTGCTGCAAAGCCTGACCAACCTGTTCGTCGCGCTCGGCTGGGGCGACGCGGGCAAATGGCTCGGCTACGGCATTATTCTTCTCGTCATGCTGGCCGCGTATGTGCGCGGCAAGCGCAGACGGTAA